From the Terriglobales bacterium genome, one window contains:
- a CDS encoding M28 family metallopeptidase — protein MRTARALLLFYCCLPLFAQTPAAAPKEITGFRDASAQHALDQKFLAVPDPKLAEEHLRTLTAKPHLAGTPEDKETAEYVARKFREAGLETEIVEYKVWLNFPREISVDMTGPAGVKMHGPTPERVAGDPFQDDPRVVTAMNGSSPSGDVEAEVVYANYARPEDFAKLKEMGIDVRGKIVIARYGANYRGVKAYVAERAGAAGLIIYSDPMDDGYFKGDAYPKGAYRPPSAVQRGSIEYLFKYPGDVTTPSLASVPDLPAPQRTPPEKAEALPKIPTTPLSYQDAQPILANLGGPATPRDWQGALPFTYHVGPGPARVKLHLRFDYAYRSIWNVIGKVRGTELPDEWVVAGNHRDAWVYGAVDPNSGTAAMLETVHGIGELLKSGWKPRRTIVFGSWDAEEQGLIGSTEWVEQNEKQLANAVVYFNTDSAVSGPRFSASAVPTLKQFTREAAQVVPSAKGGGSVYDVWKQQREQEDREKKEKAANSDVTGSQERAPNARSKDVPVGDLGSGSDYTPFFQHLGIPSNDIGSNGDYGVYHSVFDNFAWFKKNADPDFTIEQQMARVFGIQLLHMAQTDVLPFDYQSYGEEIQQYIESAEKKAEKKLGKQAPSFTAAHQAAERFTAAGKAIGARQKDPSSDTRKLNRTLHDAERALLIPEGLPNRPWFKHAIYAPGEFTGYAAVVIPGVNEAIDAGDVGRTTRQLEVLAGALDRAAAVLEQR, from the coding sequence ATGCGCACCGCTCGCGCTCTGCTGCTGTTCTACTGCTGCCTCCCCCTGTTCGCCCAGACTCCCGCCGCGGCCCCGAAGGAGATCACCGGCTTCCGTGACGCGAGCGCGCAACACGCGCTCGACCAGAAGTTTCTCGCCGTCCCCGACCCGAAGCTGGCGGAAGAGCACCTGCGCACGCTGACGGCGAAGCCGCACCTTGCCGGCACGCCAGAGGACAAAGAGACCGCCGAGTACGTGGCGCGGAAGTTCCGCGAGGCGGGCCTGGAGACCGAGATCGTCGAGTACAAGGTGTGGCTGAACTTTCCCCGGGAGATCAGCGTGGACATGACGGGCCCCGCGGGGGTGAAGATGCACGGCCCGACGCCGGAGCGCGTCGCCGGCGACCCTTTCCAGGACGACCCGCGCGTGGTGACGGCGATGAACGGCTCGTCGCCCTCGGGCGACGTGGAAGCGGAGGTGGTGTACGCGAACTACGCGCGGCCGGAGGACTTCGCCAAGCTCAAGGAGATGGGCATCGACGTCCGCGGGAAGATCGTGATCGCGCGCTACGGCGCGAACTACCGCGGCGTGAAGGCGTACGTGGCCGAGCGCGCGGGCGCGGCGGGCCTGATCATCTACTCCGACCCGATGGACGACGGCTACTTCAAGGGCGACGCGTACCCGAAGGGCGCGTACCGGCCGCCGAGCGCGGTGCAGCGCGGCTCGATCGAGTACCTGTTCAAGTATCCGGGCGACGTGACGACGCCGAGCCTGGCGTCGGTGCCTGACCTGCCGGCGCCGCAGCGCACGCCGCCGGAAAAGGCCGAGGCGCTGCCGAAGATCCCGACGACGCCGCTCAGCTACCAGGACGCGCAGCCCATCCTGGCGAACCTGGGGGGGCCGGCGACGCCGCGCGACTGGCAGGGCGCGCTGCCGTTCACCTACCACGTGGGCCCGGGGCCGGCGCGCGTGAAGCTGCACCTGCGATTCGACTACGCCTATCGCTCGATCTGGAACGTGATCGGCAAGGTCCGGGGCACGGAGCTGCCGGACGAATGGGTGGTCGCCGGGAATCACCGCGACGCCTGGGTCTACGGCGCGGTCGATCCGAACAGCGGCACGGCCGCGATGCTGGAGACGGTGCACGGCATCGGGGAGCTGCTGAAGTCCGGCTGGAAGCCGAGGCGGACGATCGTCTTCGGCAGCTGGGACGCGGAGGAGCAGGGCCTGATCGGCTCGACCGAGTGGGTGGAGCAGAACGAGAAGCAGCTCGCGAACGCGGTGGTGTACTTCAACACCGACTCGGCGGTGTCGGGGCCGCGGTTCAGCGCGTCGGCGGTGCCGACGCTGAAGCAGTTCACGCGCGAGGCGGCGCAGGTGGTGCCGTCGGCGAAGGGCGGCGGCTCGGTGTACGACGTCTGGAAGCAGCAGCGCGAGCAGGAAGACCGCGAGAAGAAGGAGAAGGCGGCGAATTCCGACGTCACCGGCTCGCAGGAGCGCGCCCCGAACGCCCGGTCGAAGGACGTTCCGGTGGGCGACCTGGGGTCGGGCTCCGACTACACGCCGTTCTTCCAGCACCTCGGCATCCCGTCGAACGACATCGGGTCGAACGGCGACTACGGCGTGTACCACTCGGTGTTCGACAACTTCGCGTGGTTCAAGAAGAACGCCGACCCGGATTTCACCATCGAGCAGCAGATGGCGCGGGTCTTCGGCATCCAGCTGCTGCACATGGCGCAGACCGACGTGCTGCCGTTCGACTACCAGAGCTACGGCGAGGAGATCCAGCAGTACATCGAGAGCGCGGAGAAGAAGGCGGAGAAGAAGCTCGGGAAGCAGGCACCGTCGTTCACCGCGGCGCACCAGGCGGCCGAGCGCTTCACCGCGGCCGGCAAGGCCATCGGCGCGCGGCAAAAAGACCCGAGCTCCGACACCCGGAAGCTGAATCGCACGCTGCACGACGCCGAGCGCGCGCTGCTCATCCCCGAGGGGCTGCCGAACCGGCCGTGGTTCAAGCACGCCATCTACGCGCCGGGGGAGTTCACCGGATACGCCGCGGTCGTCATCCCGGGGGTGAACGAGGCCATCGACGCGGGCGACGTGGGGCGGACGACCAGGCAGCTCGAGGTGCTGGCGGGGGCGCTCGACCGGGCGGCGGCGGTGCTCGAACAGCGCTAG